The following proteins come from a genomic window of Diorhabda sublineata isolate icDioSubl1.1 chromosome 7, icDioSubl1.1, whole genome shotgun sequence:
- the LOC130446957 gene encoding store-operated calcium entry regulator STIMATE-like, translating into MNSSNLLANSAITSSTSLHCSKNALTDMFGWFLQILLASLAFTCLIAKRFCEPITERRSWLIWFYDTSKQGMGSVAIHLANVWLAGQYTGDPCTWYLINFLLDSSLGLAIIFIGIRLSQYLARKKGWEYINFGEYGKPPSANAWMTQCCLYICLMIIVKVSITLFMQLDFWDNVKDFILSPIPNQKVEVAFVMLIIPFFINMLMFWVTDNFLMYKDPSKRRRYSDSILRRMHVKYRSLTRKRLVDSESDVLLSADDELLDSETVPITRTVDT; encoded by the exons atgaattcatcaaatttattgGCAAACTCTGCCATAACATCATCTACAAGTCTACATTGCTCCAAAAATGCCTTAACGGATATGTTTGGATGGTTCTTACAAATACTTTTAGCTAGTTTGGCGTTTACTTGTCTTATCG CAAAAAGATTTTGTGAACCAATAACCGAACGTAGGTCATGGCTTATTTGGTTTTATGATACTTCGAAACAGGGAATGGGTTCAGTAGCTATACATTTAGCAAATGTTTGGTTAGCAGGACAGTATACCGGAGATCCGTGCACTTG gtatttaataaattttctattagacTCATCACTTGGTTTAGCAATAATATTTATCGGCATTAGACTTAGTCAGTACTTAGCTAGGAAGAAAGGTTGGGAGTACATCAATTTTGGAGAATATG GCAAACCTCCATCTGCGAATGCATGGATGACGCAGTgttgtttatatatttgtttgatGATAATAGTTAAAGTTTCAATTACTTTATTTATGCAATTAGATTTTTGGGATAAtgtaaaagattttattttgtctcCAATACcaaatcaaaaagtggaagttGCTTTTGTTATGTTGATTATTCCTTTCTTTATAAAT atGTTGATGTTTTGGGTCACTGATAATTTCTTAATGTATAAAGATCCATCGAAGAGAAGAAGATATAGTGACAGTATTTTGCGTAGAATGCATGTTAAATATCGTTCACTTACAAGAAAGAGACTTGTCGATTCAGAAAGTGATGTATTGCTGTCCGCCGATGATGAGCTCTTAGATTCTGAAACTGTACCCATAACAAGAACCGTAGATacttaa
- the LOC130446956 gene encoding DNA-directed RNA polymerase I subunit RPA49-like isoform X1, translating into MSMMTPNIDYNNQALSWRILPLKKSLDSKNTDIHTVTGETLTIQFNDTGHLTDIGNSNYQIVQNEQPKYPTQCNMQVVQQSYIQEPPKLTTQFVDEVKPPQNKVKHKKKIHRLPIDGTLYHSQQLGLKVPPKKTLGTRGRIIESQAREVIHNVFKFMRDEAQNGIKIPISNYRERVLRATGISKCTYYKITTREFKRGGPQPTKRKKNFVAGLGNGLKVDNVEQVVENESIYRPKINRDASSPDGVYNLEDLVEAYILDTLAVEAGKIIEAGSADQFGFCKFVTTNMNKLLTSNISEEDKIRSLTIFLYIHYLIVYIKTPMKSITKKFVVCDKSVDINNHILKVFSEVGANGSRTRPLHMKDKALCYTMILAAIAMEFEVDVELLSKDLKIGMKKVVEVARILAFNMKANNKNIVQLKLPLPAPVAYSPKKGRR; encoded by the exons ATGTCAATGATGACACCTAATATAGATTACAATAATCAAGCTTTATCCTGGAGGATATTACCACTTAAAAAGAGTTTGGATTCGAAAAATACGGACATACATACAGTAACGGGAGAAACTTTAACCATTCAATTTAACGATACAGGTCATTTAACGGATATAGGAAATTCTAATTATCAAATTGTGCAGAATGAACAACCAAAATATCCAACTCAGTGTAATATGCAAGTTGTACAACAATCTTATATACAGGAACCTCCTAAACTTACAACTCAATTTGTCGATGAAGTGAAACCCCCCCAAAATAAGGttaaacataaaaagaaaattcatcGTTTACCTATTGATGGTACACTTTATCACAGTCAACAATTAGGCCTTAAAGTACCTCCTAAAAAAACACTTGGCACTAGAGGTAGGATAATAGAATCGCAAGCAAGGGAAGTAATTcacaatgtttttaaatttatgagaGATGAAGCTCAGAATGGTATCAAAATTCCCATTTCAAATTATAGAGAAAGAGTTCTAAGAGCTACTGGTATATCAAAATgtacatattataaaataactacTAGGGAGTTTAAAAGAGGTGGTCCTCAACCCACTAAacgaaaaaagaattttgtagCTGGATTAGGAAATG gtTTGAAAGTTGATAACGTGGAACAAGTAGTAGAAAATGAGAGTATATACAGACCAAAAATTAACAGAGATGCTTCTTCTCCGGATGGTGTTTACAATTTGGAAGATTTGGTGGAAGCTTATATTTTAGACACTCTAGCAGTGGAAGCAGGAAAAATCATAGAAGCTGGTAGTGCAGATCAATTTGG GTTTTGTAAGTTCGTCACTactaatatgaataaattattgacaTCAAATATCTCAGAAGAAGACAAAATCCGCAGTCTCACAATATTCTTGTATATACATTATTTGATCGTATATATAAAAACACCCATGAAATCCATCACGAAAAAATTTGTAGTCTGTGATAAATCCGTTGATATCAATAATCACatattgaaagtattttcaGAAGTAGGTGCAAACGGCAGCCG GACACGTCCATTACACATGAAAGACAAAGCTCTCTGCTATACCATGATCTTAGCAGCCATTGCTATGGAATTCGAAGTAGACGTCGAACTTCTTTCTAAAGACTTGAAAATTGGTATGAAGAAAGTAGTGGAAGTGGCTAGAATTTTAGCATTTAACATGAAAGCTAACAACAAAAACATAGTACAATTGAAATTACCATTACCAGCGCCTGTGGCATATTCTCCGAAGAAGGGCAGAAGATAG
- the LOC130446956 gene encoding DNA-directed RNA polymerase I subunit RPA49-like isoform X2, translated as MPVIRKVVTKQTGHRPILINFDNSKVKPESVNTLEAQLYETVLSEKLIAVTSNKLLYTGEVEDDELYHNFIVIHKRDSDQITLFQYDRATVQARFNKKRKFEISPIKDNAAAELNKQFGSKKAKRVTEQRERLTMNIDAVKQQLEQTVAGLKVDNVEQVVENESIYRPKINRDASSPDGVYNLEDLVEAYILDTLAVEAGKIIEAGSADQFGFCKFVTTNMNKLLTSNISEEDKIRSLTIFLYIHYLIVYIKTPMKSITKKFVVCDKSVDINNHILKVFSEVGANGSRTRPLHMKDKALCYTMILAAIAMEFEVDVELLSKDLKIGMKKVVEVARILAFNMKANNKNIVQLKLPLPAPVAYSPKKGRR; from the exons atgCCTGTGATTAGGAAAGTTGTAACAAAACAGACAGGACATAGACCTATTTTAA ttaattttgacaattcaaAAGTTAAACCAGAAAGTGTGAATACGTTAGAAGCGCAACTTTATGAAACAGTACTTAGTGAGAAATTGATAGCTGTTACTTCCAACAAACTTTTGTACACTGGAGAAGTAGAAGATGATGAGTTATAccataattttattgttatccACAAGAGAGATTCAGACCag ATTACATTATTCCAGTATGATCGTGCTACTGTTCAAGcaagattcaataaaaaaaggaaatttgaaatatctccTATCAAAGATAACGCTGCAGCTGAACTAAACAAACAATTTGGATCTAAAAAAGCCAAAAGAGTTACTGAACAAAGAGAACGACTTACCATGAATATTGATGCAGTTAAACAACAGTTGGAACAAACTGTAGCAG gtTTGAAAGTTGATAACGTGGAACAAGTAGTAGAAAATGAGAGTATATACAGACCAAAAATTAACAGAGATGCTTCTTCTCCGGATGGTGTTTACAATTTGGAAGATTTGGTGGAAGCTTATATTTTAGACACTCTAGCAGTGGAAGCAGGAAAAATCATAGAAGCTGGTAGTGCAGATCAATTTGG GTTTTGTAAGTTCGTCACTactaatatgaataaattattgacaTCAAATATCTCAGAAGAAGACAAAATCCGCAGTCTCACAATATTCTTGTATATACATTATTTGATCGTATATATAAAAACACCCATGAAATCCATCACGAAAAAATTTGTAGTCTGTGATAAATCCGTTGATATCAATAATCACatattgaaagtattttcaGAAGTAGGTGCAAACGGCAGCCG GACACGTCCATTACACATGAAAGACAAAGCTCTCTGCTATACCATGATCTTAGCAGCCATTGCTATGGAATTCGAAGTAGACGTCGAACTTCTTTCTAAAGACTTGAAAATTGGTATGAAGAAAGTAGTGGAAGTGGCTAGAATTTTAGCATTTAACATGAAAGCTAACAACAAAAACATAGTACAATTGAAATTACCATTACCAGCGCCTGTGGCATATTCTCCGAAGAAGGGCAGAAGATAG